One Halioglobus japonicus DNA segment encodes these proteins:
- the gatA gene encoding Asp-tRNA(Asn)/Glu-tRNA(Gln) amidotransferase subunit GatA → MHQLTVAELSAGLRNKRFSSVELTSTYLGRIERLNGDLNAFITVDREAALAAAAEADTLLASGQGGPLTGVPIAHKDIFCTEGMRTSCGSRILDNFVPPYDATVIRRFRDAGAVILGKTNLDEFAMGSSNENSFYGAAHNPWDLSLVPGGSSGGSAAAVAARLAPAATGTDTGGSIRQPAAFCGITGLKPTYGRVSRLGMIAYASSLDQGGPMGHTAEDCALLLNVMAGHDPLDSTSSEQATEDYTAALNNDLQGLRIGLPAEYFGDGLDPATGECIQAALRELEAQGAELVEISLPNAALTIPAYYIIAPAEASTNLSRFDGVRYGHRCDTPADLHDLYTRTREEGFGDEVKRRILVGTYALSAGYYDAYYKKAQQARRLIRDDFMAAFDKVDVIAGPTTPGPAFALGAKSNDPVAMYLEDVYTLAVNLAGLPGISTPAGLVDGKPVGLQLIGRHFEESRLLNVSHRLQQATDWHKAMPAIAEGGAA, encoded by the coding sequence ATGCACCAATTGACTGTTGCCGAGCTGTCCGCGGGATTGCGAAACAAACGCTTTTCCAGTGTCGAGCTCACCAGCACTTATCTCGGCCGTATTGAGCGGTTGAACGGCGATCTGAACGCCTTTATCACCGTAGATCGCGAAGCGGCGCTTGCCGCTGCCGCCGAGGCCGACACCCTGCTGGCCAGCGGCCAGGGTGGCCCACTGACGGGTGTACCCATTGCCCATAAAGACATCTTCTGCACCGAAGGCATGCGCACCAGCTGCGGCTCGCGCATACTCGACAACTTTGTGCCCCCCTACGACGCCACCGTGATTCGCCGCTTCCGCGACGCCGGCGCAGTCATTCTGGGTAAAACCAACCTGGATGAGTTCGCCATGGGGTCCTCCAACGAGAACAGCTTCTACGGCGCTGCCCACAACCCCTGGGACCTGTCGCTGGTTCCAGGCGGATCCTCGGGCGGCTCTGCCGCTGCCGTCGCTGCCCGACTCGCCCCGGCAGCCACCGGTACTGACACCGGCGGCTCCATCCGTCAGCCTGCGGCGTTCTGTGGCATCACCGGCCTCAAGCCGACCTACGGCCGAGTCTCGCGCCTGGGCATGATTGCCTATGCCTCTAGCCTCGATCAGGGCGGCCCCATGGGCCATACCGCCGAGGACTGCGCCCTGCTGTTGAATGTAATGGCCGGGCACGACCCTCTGGACTCCACCTCTTCCGAACAGGCCACCGAAGATTATACAGCTGCACTGAACAACGACCTGCAGGGCCTGCGCATCGGTTTGCCCGCCGAATATTTTGGCGACGGACTGGATCCGGCAACGGGCGAATGCATTCAGGCAGCGCTCAGGGAACTTGAGGCCCAGGGCGCCGAGCTGGTGGAAATTTCCCTTCCCAATGCCGCCCTGACGATTCCGGCCTACTACATCATCGCGCCGGCGGAGGCCTCCACCAACCTGTCGCGCTTTGATGGCGTTCGCTACGGCCACCGCTGCGACACCCCGGCCGACCTGCACGACCTGTATACCCGGACCCGGGAAGAGGGTTTTGGCGACGAGGTGAAGCGCCGCATTCTGGTGGGCACCTACGCGCTCTCGGCCGGCTACTACGACGCCTACTACAAGAAAGCACAGCAGGCACGCCGCCTGATCCGCGACGACTTTATGGCCGCCTTCGACAAAGTTGATGTTATCGCCGGCCCCACCACACCAGGTCCGGCTTTCGCACTGGGCGCCAAGAGCAATGACCCGGTTGCCATGTACCTGGAAGATGTCTACACACTGGCCGTCAACCTGGCCGGTCTGCCGGGCATCTCCACCCCAGCAGGCCTGGTTGATGGCAAGCCGGTGGGCCTGCAACTGATTGGTCGCCACTTTGAAGAATCGCGTCTGCTGAACGTGTCACACCGCCTGCAGCAGGCCACCGACTGGCACAAAGCCATGCCTGCCATCGCCGAAGGAGGTGCCGCCTGA
- the gatB gene encoding Asp-tRNA(Asn)/Glu-tRNA(Gln) amidotransferase subunit GatB produces MQWETVIGLEVHLQLATQSKIFSGSPTTFGAEANTQASAVDLAMPGMLPVLNKEAVHMAVMFGLGIGAEIGMRSVFDRKNYFYPDLPKGYQISQFEAPIVGTGTFEIQVEDGSTREIGITRAHLEEDAGKSLHEDFHGMSGIDLNRAGTPLLEIVSEPDIRSAVEAVAYLKALHSLVTYLGISDGNMAEGSMRCDINISLRPHGQEEFGTRAEIKNVNSFRFVERAIRHEIERQSDILEDGGKVVQETRLYDPDRDETRSMRSKEVANDYRYFPEPDLLPVVIDEAYVQAVRESLPELPTAKRDRFMAQYNLSAYDANVLAGSIALADYYESVVAACGDAKIAANWVQVELLGQLNKVEQEITASPVSADALGNLIARILDNTISGKIAKQVFEAMWQGEGTADEIIDAKGLKQVSDTGAIEAMVDEVIANSAAQVEQYLAADDAKRKKLVGYFVGQVMKASKGQANPGMVNKLLAQKLK; encoded by the coding sequence ATGCAATGGGAAACAGTCATCGGCCTTGAAGTACACCTGCAACTGGCCACGCAGTCGAAGATTTTTTCTGGCTCACCAACCACGTTCGGTGCCGAAGCCAACACCCAGGCCAGCGCAGTCGATCTCGCCATGCCGGGCATGCTCCCGGTACTGAACAAAGAGGCGGTGCACATGGCCGTCATGTTCGGCCTGGGTATCGGCGCCGAGATCGGCATGCGCTCAGTATTTGATCGCAAGAACTACTTTTACCCAGACCTGCCCAAGGGCTATCAGATCAGCCAGTTCGAGGCACCGATCGTCGGCACGGGCACGTTTGAGATCCAAGTGGAAGACGGCAGCACCCGCGAAATCGGCATTACCCGCGCCCACCTCGAGGAAGACGCCGGCAAATCGCTGCACGAAGACTTTCATGGCATGAGCGGCATCGACCTCAACCGGGCCGGCACACCATTGCTGGAAATTGTCTCCGAACCAGACATCCGCTCGGCGGTGGAGGCGGTGGCCTACCTCAAGGCCCTGCACAGCCTGGTCACGTATCTGGGCATCTCCGACGGCAATATGGCCGAGGGCTCGATGCGCTGCGACATCAACATTTCCCTGCGCCCGCACGGTCAGGAAGAATTCGGCACTCGGGCTGAAATCAAGAACGTCAACTCGTTCCGCTTTGTAGAGCGCGCGATTCGCCACGAGATCGAACGTCAATCCGACATACTGGAAGACGGCGGCAAGGTGGTCCAGGAGACCCGCCTGTACGACCCCGACCGCGACGAAACACGCTCTATGCGCAGCAAGGAAGTGGCCAACGATTATCGCTACTTCCCTGAGCCAGATCTGCTGCCTGTCGTCATTGACGAAGCCTATGTCCAGGCCGTCCGCGAGAGTTTGCCAGAGCTGCCCACCGCCAAGCGCGACCGCTTCATGGCGCAGTACAATCTGTCTGCCTATGATGCGAATGTGCTCGCAGGCAGCATTGCGCTGGCCGACTACTATGAGTCGGTTGTCGCGGCCTGTGGCGATGCCAAGATTGCCGCCAACTGGGTGCAGGTTGAGCTGCTCGGCCAGCTGAACAAGGTCGAACAGGAGATTACTGCCTCGCCCGTCAGCGCGGATGCACTGGGCAATCTGATCGCCCGCATTCTCGATAACACCATCTCGGGCAAAATTGCCAAGCAGGTGTTCGAAGCCATGTGGCAGGGTGAAGGCACGGCGGATGAAATTATCGACGCCAAAGGGCTGAAGCAGGTGTCCGACACAGGCGCCATTGAAGCCATGGTCGATGAAGTCATCGCCAACAGCGCCGCACAGGTCGAGCAGTACCTGGCGGCTGACGACGCCAAACGAAAAAAACTGGTCGGCTATTTTGTCGGCCAGGTTATGAAAGCCTCTAAGGGCCAGGCCAACCCTGGCATGGTTAACAAACTACTTGCGCAGAAACTGAAATGA
- a CDS encoding PA4642 family protein, translating into MKKDKQKIIDEVWTEDHVRSFLNFRPHDGSNEDFHILLKAYQSMRADDFALFLGMFTEQQRDVNAAGRDGRTVLAIVSEHRNGSAYADILKSAGAA; encoded by the coding sequence ATGAAGAAAGACAAACAAAAAATTATCGACGAAGTCTGGACCGAAGACCACGTTCGCAGCTTCCTGAATTTCCGCCCTCACGACGGCAGCAATGAGGATTTCCACATCCTTTTGAAGGCATACCAGAGCATGCGCGCCGACGACTTTGCGCTATTTCTTGGCATGTTTACCGAGCAACAGCGCGATGTGAATGCTGCAGGCCGCGATGGCCGCACGGTACTCGCCATTGTCAGCGAGCACCGCAATGGCAGCGCCTACGCCGACATACTGAAGAGCGCCGGCGCAGCATAA
- a CDS encoding MAPEG family protein codes for MESIDHSLALPMLGMLSLTLLVWIYMFVQRGGYMTANAIDIEDVRSPDQVAAQIPPESSSASHNFKNMFELPVLFYVVCLYLMVLGQVDNIHVTCAWVFVALRALHSLIHCSYNRVLHRFLAYLIASLALWAMVMRAVLAAM; via the coding sequence ATGGAATCGATCGACCACTCCCTGGCGCTGCCTATGCTGGGTATGCTGAGCCTGACACTGCTGGTCTGGATCTACATGTTTGTCCAGCGTGGGGGGTACATGACAGCCAACGCCATTGATATCGAAGATGTGCGCTCGCCAGACCAGGTCGCAGCGCAGATTCCGCCGGAATCCTCCTCAGCCAGCCACAACTTCAAGAACATGTTCGAGCTGCCGGTGCTGTTCTATGTGGTCTGCCTGTACCTGATGGTCCTGGGGCAGGTGGACAATATTCACGTGACCTGCGCCTGGGTATTCGTCGCGCTGCGAGCTCTGCACTCACTGATTCACTGCAGTTACAACCGGGTATTACACCGATTTTTGGCTTACTTGATCGCCAGCCTGGCCCTGTGGGCAATGGTGATGAGGGCGGTGCTCGCCGCGATGTAG
- a CDS encoding ArsC family reductase, producing the protein MITLYGIKNCDTVKKARKWLDEKGMDYRFHDFRADGVDADQVANWLDSLGWETVVNRRSTTWKGLSSEQREGMDRDSALSAIVEEPTLVKRPLLDTGGEYHCGFKADQYAQIFNHHTL; encoded by the coding sequence GTGATTACGCTCTACGGTATCAAAAATTGCGACACGGTAAAAAAAGCCCGCAAGTGGCTCGACGAAAAAGGCATGGATTACCGCTTTCACGACTTCCGCGCCGACGGCGTTGACGCCGATCAGGTAGCCAACTGGCTGGACAGCCTGGGCTGGGAGACGGTGGTCAATCGTCGCAGCACGACCTGGAAGGGCCTCAGCTCCGAGCAGCGCGAGGGAATGGATCGAGACAGCGCACTGAGCGCGATTGTCGAGGAACCCACACTGGTTAAACGCCCCCTGCTGGACACCGGCGGCGAATACCACTGCGGTTTCAAGGCGGATCAGTACGCCCAGATATTCAATCACCACACCCTCTGA
- the dapE gene encoding succinyl-diaminopimelate desuccinylase, which translates to MDKTLELCCDLIRRPSVTPEDAGCQAMMMERLTAIGFDCTPLPFGEVENFWATRGDAGPILVFAGHTDVVPTGPLEQWNTPPFEPTLIGDTLFGRGTADMKASLAAMVVACEEFVAEHPDHHGRIGFLITSDEEGPAVNGTVRVVEHLTNAGEQIDWCLVGEPSSTASLGDVIKNGRRGSLNARLTVHGVQGHIAYPHLASNPIHSMAPALQALTGEIWDEGNDFFPPTSMQVSNINGGTGATNIIPGEVEVVFNFRFSTEVTDAELRRRTEDILNAHALDYSIDWNLSGQPFLTSSGALVEAAVASIRDVTGTETELSTSGGTSDGRFIAPTGAQVVELGPINATIHKLNEEVNAPDLPRLTAIYKGIMERLLTAN; encoded by the coding sequence GTGGATAAGACCCTGGAATTATGTTGCGACCTGATTCGACGCCCTTCGGTCACCCCGGAGGACGCCGGCTGCCAGGCGATGATGATGGAGCGATTGACGGCCATCGGCTTCGACTGCACCCCACTGCCTTTCGGCGAAGTCGAAAATTTCTGGGCCACACGCGGCGATGCAGGCCCCATCCTGGTCTTCGCCGGCCACACCGACGTCGTCCCCACGGGTCCACTGGAGCAGTGGAATACCCCGCCCTTCGAACCCACCCTGATCGGCGATACCCTGTTCGGCCGCGGCACTGCCGATATGAAGGCCAGTCTCGCGGCAATGGTCGTCGCCTGTGAGGAATTTGTCGCTGAACACCCCGACCATCACGGACGTATTGGTTTCTTGATTACCTCTGATGAAGAGGGGCCGGCCGTAAACGGTACGGTGCGCGTTGTCGAACATCTCACCAATGCCGGCGAGCAGATTGACTGGTGCCTGGTGGGTGAACCTTCCAGCACGGCCTCCCTCGGCGACGTGATCAAAAACGGCCGCCGCGGGTCACTCAATGCGCGACTCACGGTGCACGGCGTTCAGGGGCATATCGCCTACCCACACCTGGCATCCAACCCCATTCACTCCATGGCACCGGCGCTACAGGCACTGACCGGGGAAATCTGGGACGAGGGTAACGACTTCTTCCCCCCGACCTCTATGCAGGTATCCAATATCAATGGCGGCACCGGTGCCACCAATATTATTCCCGGCGAGGTAGAGGTGGTGTTCAACTTCCGCTTCTCAACCGAAGTGACCGACGCTGAATTGCGTCGCCGCACCGAAGACATTCTGAATGCGCATGCGCTGGACTACAGCATTGACTGGAATCTCAGCGGCCAGCCTTTCCTCACCTCCAGCGGCGCCCTGGTAGAGGCGGCGGTGGCGAGCATTCGAGATGTCACCGGTACAGAGACCGAGTTGTCGACATCAGGCGGCACGTCCGATGGACGGTTTATCGCGCCCACCGGAGCTCAGGTGGTAGAGCTGGGCCCGATTAACGCCACTATTCACAAGCTCAACGAGGAGGTTAACGCGCCGGACCTGCCGCGTCTCACCGCCATCTACAAAGGCATTATGGAGCGGCTGTTAACCGCCAACTGA
- a CDS encoding SDR family NAD(P)-dependent oxidoreductase has product MPDSKTIALVTGASSGLGIEFCRQLASRCDVIIAVARRLDRLEALAEELAAECEVHAVAADLATVEGVAHTMEMLRQKGPVDILVNNAGYSPYGHFADSAIEEQRGMLALHCDATITLCRAAIGFMAEAGGGAIINVSSLGSFVPGPGLTVYGATKAFLNYFSQSLAAEVADQGIEVQALCPGLVRTEIHDSMTEQGFDGSRFPDEMWAESGEVVAASLAALGSGQLFVIPGTGNGDIARMGAQAMLTSVGG; this is encoded by the coding sequence ATGCCTGATTCGAAAACTATCGCGCTGGTCACAGGCGCTTCGTCTGGCCTCGGCATAGAGTTTTGTCGCCAGTTGGCATCCCGTTGTGATGTGATTATCGCGGTAGCGCGTCGCCTGGATCGATTGGAGGCGCTGGCGGAGGAGTTGGCGGCAGAGTGCGAGGTTCACGCTGTGGCGGCGGACCTGGCGACTGTCGAGGGGGTTGCCCACACCATGGAGATGTTACGCCAGAAGGGGCCGGTCGATATTTTGGTGAACAATGCAGGTTACAGCCCCTACGGGCACTTCGCTGATTCTGCTATTGAAGAGCAGCGAGGTATGCTGGCCCTGCATTGCGATGCGACCATCACCCTGTGTCGTGCAGCGATTGGTTTTATGGCTGAGGCCGGTGGTGGCGCGATTATCAATGTGTCGTCGCTGGGCTCATTTGTGCCCGGACCGGGCCTGACCGTGTATGGGGCGACCAAAGCGTTCCTGAACTATTTCTCGCAATCGCTGGCGGCAGAGGTTGCCGATCAGGGTATCGAAGTGCAGGCGCTGTGCCCCGGGCTGGTGCGCACCGAGATCCACGACTCAATGACCGAGCAGGGCTTTGACGGTTCCCGGTTCCCCGATGAGATGTGGGCGGAGAGCGGGGAAGTCGTCGCCGCCAGTCTGGCCGCATTGGGTAGCGGCCAGTTGTTTGTGATTCCCGGTACAGGCAATGGCGATATTGCCCGTATGGGTGCTCAGGCCATGCTGACGTCAGTTGGCGGTTAA
- a CDS encoding class I SAM-dependent methyltransferase — translation MTWHNCSPGAGRVALARSNTAGIVPADPVYLATAETLGEQLNLPVLPVGTVARDCIEFDLLLHCGDGLSLQLTGRRAPGPVTVDFGAADMRHRRQSGHNELLGRAVGVGKKSSLHVVDATAGLGRDSFVLADLGCHVLMCERNPLIQSLLSDGLARAVRGDSWLQEVAGRMVLWQGDSTLAPQRVDDPRDVIYLDPMFPARDKSAAVKKEMALFQFLLQDDNQDQAGLLHWALAQDVARVVVKRPPKAGFLDELKPSHSIKGKAVRYDVHVLRALA, via the coding sequence ATGACCTGGCACAACTGCTCGCCAGGCGCAGGCAGGGTGGCGTTGGCGAGGAGTAATACGGCTGGCATTGTACCGGCGGATCCTGTCTATCTGGCCACAGCGGAAACGCTGGGAGAGCAACTGAATCTGCCAGTTCTGCCGGTGGGTACCGTGGCCCGGGATTGCATTGAGTTTGATCTGCTCCTGCATTGCGGTGACGGATTGTCCCTGCAATTGACCGGGCGGAGAGCTCCGGGGCCAGTGACAGTGGATTTTGGCGCCGCAGATATGCGTCACAGGCGCCAGTCAGGTCACAATGAGTTACTGGGGCGTGCTGTCGGGGTGGGGAAAAAATCCAGCTTGCATGTGGTCGATGCCACTGCCGGGCTGGGACGGGACAGCTTCGTGCTGGCAGACCTTGGCTGCCATGTGTTGATGTGTGAGCGCAACCCATTGATTCAGAGCCTGTTAAGTGACGGCCTGGCGCGGGCCGTTCGCGGTGACTCGTGGTTGCAGGAGGTCGCCGGACGGATGGTGCTCTGGCAGGGTGACAGTACTCTGGCGCCGCAGCGGGTAGATGATCCTCGGGATGTGATTTATCTCGATCCTATGTTTCCCGCCCGAGACAAGAGCGCAGCGGTCAAGAAAGAGATGGCGCTGTTCCAGTTTCTGCTGCAGGACGACAACCAGGATCAGGCTGGATTGCTGCACTGGGCCCTCGCCCAGGATGTGGCCAGAGTCGTCGTTAAGCGGCCGCCCAAGGCGGGCTTTCTCGATGAGCTGAAGCCCTCGCACAGTATAAAGGGCAAGGCTGTGCGCTATGATGTTCATGTGTTGCGCGCTCTGGCCTGA
- a CDS encoding leucine-rich repeat domain-containing protein encodes MIQRILTVTALLLLAGCGSYDLSVNDRVVYTPRPLFSEYTIADPALASCVQNEIERLNITHASQLRDLNCSDSDVADLSGIEVFTGLSRLILRDNSITSVAPLDKLSLVIELDLRSNQIVDPRPLYDLPALQSLDLRGNGSLTCPGGGALLQLNTLTLPGHCPQR; translated from the coding sequence GTGATCCAGAGAATTCTGACGGTGACTGCGCTGCTGCTCCTGGCAGGCTGCGGCAGCTACGATCTTTCGGTAAACGATCGCGTGGTGTACACGCCCCGCCCGCTATTCAGTGAATACACGATAGCGGACCCGGCACTGGCCAGCTGCGTACAAAACGAGATTGAACGCCTGAACATCACCCATGCCAGCCAACTACGCGACCTGAACTGTTCGGATTCGGACGTTGCAGACCTCTCCGGGATCGAAGTATTCACTGGGCTCAGCAGGCTCATCCTGCGGGACAACAGCATTACCAGCGTCGCACCGCTGGACAAACTCAGTCTGGTGATTGAACTGGACTTACGCAGCAATCAAATTGTTGACCCCCGCCCGCTTTACGACCTGCCAGCGCTGCAGAGCCTGGACTTGCGCGGCAACGGCTCCCTTACCTGCCCCGGCGGTGGCGCCCTGCTGCAACTGAATACACTGACACTGCCCGGCCACTGCCCGCAACGATGA